A window of the Desulforapulum autotrophicum HRM2 genome harbors these coding sequences:
- a CDS encoding ABC transporter permease subunit, with translation MIKRSFFKSSYLPYLLILPQLIITLTFFYWPALQGLIQSFHLSDPFGMQSRFVWFYNYIELFTDPLYLRSIFITFTFSLMVATVSIFLGLFIATMASRALKAKALVRTMLIWPYAVAPAISGIMWLFLLHPSYGVVALGIKRWLGVEWNPVLNGADAMVMITMAAAWKQISYNFVFFLAGMQAIPKSLIEAAAIDGASPFRRFWTITFPLLSPTFFFLSVMNIIYSFFETFGVIHTVTQGGPGGSTNILVYKVYQDGFVGLNLGSSSAQSVVLMTLIILITFLQFRFVEKKVQYTG, from the coding sequence ATGATTAAACGATCTTTTTTTAAATCATCATATCTGCCCTACCTCTTGATTTTACCCCAGTTGATCATCACGCTGACCTTTTTCTACTGGCCGGCACTCCAGGGGCTGATCCAGTCGTTCCACCTGAGCGACCCCTTTGGTATGCAGAGCCGGTTTGTATGGTTTTACAACTATATCGAGCTGTTCACCGATCCCCTTTACCTTCGATCCATTTTCATCACCTTTACCTTCAGCCTTATGGTGGCAACGGTTTCCATCTTCCTGGGGTTGTTTATTGCCACCATGGCCAGCCGCGCCCTTAAGGCAAAGGCGTTGGTGAGGACCATGCTCATCTGGCCCTATGCCGTGGCACCGGCCATTTCAGGAATCATGTGGCTGTTTTTGCTTCATCCGTCCTATGGGGTGGTGGCCCTGGGCATCAAGCGCTGGCTGGGTGTTGAGTGGAATCCGGTTCTCAACGGAGCAGACGCCATGGTCATGATCACCATGGCTGCGGCCTGGAAGCAGATCTCCTACAATTTTGTCTTTTTTCTGGCAGGCATGCAGGCCATTCCAAAATCTCTCATTGAAGCTGCGGCCATTGACGGTGCAAGCCCGTTTCGACGGTTCTGGACCATCACTTTTCCGCTGCTTTCCCCCACTTTTTTCTTTTTGTCGGTCATGAATATCATCTACTCGTTTTTTGAGACCTTTGGAGTCATCCACACTGTTACCCAGGGTGGACCCGGAGGGTCGACCAACATCCTGGTTTACAAGGTCTACCAGGACGGATTTGTCGGCTTGAACCTTGGTTCGTCATCGGCCCAGAGTGTTGTTCTCATGACTCTGATTATTTTGATCACCTTTCTGCAGTTTCGATTTGTTGAAAAGAAAGTACAATATACCGGATAA
- a CDS encoding DUF1178 family protein, translating into MIVFDLQCINGHTFEGWFDDGQTFEIQQEQGKILCPVCETSVVTRKLSPIAVRTSQGAAAQSRAREEAAVDLAAKVSAFIEKNFENVGQNFTREALKMHYGASEPKNIMGTTTAEDDKVLEKEGINVIKLPLPPKPEENLN; encoded by the coding sequence ATGATTGTTTTTGACCTTCAATGCATTAACGGCCACACCTTTGAAGGATGGTTTGATGACGGACAGACTTTTGAGATCCAGCAGGAGCAGGGAAAAATCCTCTGTCCTGTCTGTGAAACAAGCGTTGTCACCCGGAAACTTTCGCCCATTGCCGTGCGAACCTCCCAGGGGGCTGCAGCCCAGTCAAGGGCCAGGGAGGAGGCAGCCGTCGACCTTGCGGCCAAGGTATCGGCCTTCATAGAAAAAAATTTTGAAAACGTGGGCCAGAACTTTACCAGGGAAGCCCTTAAGATGCATTATGGTGCATCAGAACCCAAAAACATCATGGGGACCACAACGGCCGAAGATGACAAGGTCCTTGAAAAGGAAGGTATTAACGTTATCAAACTCCCCCTGCCGCCCAAACCCGAAGAAAACCTTAATTGA
- the ugpB gene encoding sn-glycerol-3-phosphate ABC transporter substrate-binding protein UgpB gives MKLRKVLIYAIVSLCLALPAGVFAEPVTINWWHAMRSARGKTVDTMIEKFNASQTEYKVVGTNKGNYDETMNAGVAAFRAKKQPHILQVFEVGTQTMMLSGAVYPVYKLMKDTGYDIDWSNYLQAVLSYYMNADGKLMSMPFNSSTPIMYYNVDMFEKAGIPVLSKTKPISWDELGAITKKIVDSGVAPAGMVTAWQSWTQVENYSAIHNLAFASQANGYKGLDCELLINNPKVVHHIERLKGWADDNRFMYGGQKYQGPKSEFLAQNAAIYMDSISGIAKLQSSVKDFRWDAAPLPVEAWMENPQNSIIGGASLWVLKGHSKKEYKGVAAFLKFLAANDMQEYWHKETGYFPITLDAYNDLKTKGFYKENPLQEVGITQLNRAIPTEISRGLRIGYFVQIRNIINEELEKVWNGDKTPQQGMDDAVARGNEQLRTFEKTYK, from the coding sequence ATGAAACTGCGGAAAGTGTTAATCTATGCTATTGTTTCGCTGTGTCTGGCCTTGCCGGCCGGCGTATTTGCAGAACCTGTCACCATCAACTGGTGGCACGCCATGAGAAGTGCCCGGGGCAAAACCGTTGATACCATGATCGAGAAGTTCAACGCTTCCCAGACAGAGTACAAGGTTGTTGGAACCAACAAGGGAAATTATGACGAGACCATGAATGCAGGCGTTGCCGCTTTCAGGGCTAAAAAACAACCCCACATTCTCCAGGTGTTTGAGGTGGGAACCCAGACCATGATGCTCTCAGGTGCTGTTTATCCGGTTTATAAGCTGATGAAGGATACCGGCTACGATATCGACTGGTCAAATTACCTCCAGGCCGTGCTCTCCTATTATATGAACGCCGATGGTAAGCTCATGTCCATGCCCTTTAATTCGTCCACGCCCATCATGTATTACAATGTGGATATGTTTGAAAAGGCCGGAATTCCGGTTCTTTCCAAGACAAAGCCCATTTCCTGGGACGAGCTTGGGGCTATCACCAAAAAAATCGTAGACTCGGGCGTTGCCCCTGCTGGAATGGTAACCGCTTGGCAGTCCTGGACCCAGGTGGAAAACTACAGCGCCATCCATAACCTTGCCTTTGCCAGTCAGGCCAATGGCTACAAGGGCCTTGACTGTGAACTTTTGATCAACAACCCCAAGGTTGTCCATCACATTGAGCGCCTTAAGGGATGGGCTGACGACAATCGTTTCATGTACGGCGGACAGAAATACCAGGGGCCCAAGTCCGAGTTCCTTGCCCAGAATGCCGCTATTTACATGGACAGCATTTCAGGCATAGCCAAACTTCAATCTTCGGTAAAGGATTTCCGGTGGGATGCAGCACCCCTTCCCGTGGAAGCATGGATGGAAAATCCCCAGAACAGCATCATCGGCGGCGCCTCCCTGTGGGTGCTTAAAGGCCACTCCAAAAAGGAGTACAAGGGTGTTGCAGCCTTTCTGAAGTTCCTTGCAGCCAACGATATGCAGGAGTACTGGCACAAGGAAACCGGGTATTTCCCCATTACCCTTGACGCCTACAATGACCTTAAGACCAAGGGCTTTTACAAGGAGAACCCCCTCCAGGAGGTGGGTATCACCCAGCTCAACCGGGCCATACCCACGGAAATCTCAAGGGGGCTTCGCATTGGCTATTTTGTTCAGATTCGAAATATCATCAACGAGGAACTTGAAAAGGTGTGGAACGGCGACAAGACACCCCAACAGGGCATGGATGATGCTGTTGCCCGGGGTAACGAACAGCTGAGAACCTTTGAAAAAACCTATAAATAG
- a CDS encoding ABC transporter ATP-binding protein: MAQLKFNNVVKRYGKTEVVHGITLDVKDKEFLVLVGPSGCGKSTLLRMIAGLEEISEGTISIDDKEINDVAPKDRGLAMVFQNYALYPHMNVFNNMSFGLKISKTPKAEIQQRVEEVAAILGLEDLLFRKPHELSGGQRQRVAMGRAMVRKPAMFLFDEPLSNLDAKLRIQMRAEIKLLHQRVDSTIVYVTHDQVEAMTLADRIVVLKNGYIEQVGTPIELFSNPVNTFVAGFIGTPPMNLIDCAIKKQGDQTFLHFPGGLEIPVPPKNGTDLKDGQPVVMGLRTEEMMPADMNESLADAWKFDGVVLVVEPLGNETHLHMDIKGIRIIARSEGRRIHRPKEELKLALNLNQLHIFDAETTRVIY; the protein is encoded by the coding sequence ATGGCTCAACTAAAATTTAACAATGTTGTCAAACGTTATGGAAAAACAGAGGTGGTCCACGGAATCACACTTGATGTCAAGGACAAGGAATTCCTTGTCTTGGTGGGCCCGTCAGGCTGCGGGAAATCCACCCTGCTGAGAATGATTGCAGGTCTTGAAGAGATCAGTGAAGGTACGATTTCCATAGACGACAAGGAGATCAACGATGTGGCCCCCAAGGACAGGGGGCTTGCCATGGTGTTCCAGAACTATGCCCTTTACCCCCACATGAATGTGTTCAACAACATGTCATTCGGCCTCAAGATTTCCAAAACCCCCAAGGCCGAGATTCAGCAGAGAGTGGAAGAGGTGGCCGCAATCCTGGGACTTGAAGACCTGCTGTTCAGAAAGCCCCACGAACTGTCTGGAGGGCAGCGCCAACGGGTGGCCATGGGAAGGGCAATGGTGAGAAAACCTGCCATGTTCCTGTTTGACGAGCCCCTGTCCAACCTGGACGCAAAGCTCAGAATTCAGATGAGGGCCGAGATAAAGCTGCTGCACCAGCGGGTGGATTCGACCATCGTCTACGTGACCCATGACCAGGTCGAAGCCATGACCCTGGCTGACAGAATCGTTGTATTGAAAAACGGTTATATCGAGCAGGTAGGAACTCCCATCGAGCTGTTCTCCAATCCGGTCAACACCTTTGTGGCCGGTTTCATCGGCACGCCGCCCATGAACCTCATTGACTGTGCCATCAAAAAACAGGGAGACCAGACATTCCTGCATTTTCCCGGAGGCCTTGAAATTCCTGTCCCCCCCAAAAACGGCACGGATCTCAAGGATGGCCAACCCGTTGTCATGGGCCTGAGGACTGAAGAGATGATGCCGGCGGACATGAATGAATCCCTTGCAGATGCTTGGAAGTTCGACGGTGTTGTTCTGGTGGTCGAACCCCTTGGCAACGAGACCCACCTCCATATGGATATTAAGGGCATCCGGATTATTGCAAGGAGCGAGGGCCGACGGATCCACCGGCCAAAAGAGGAACTCAAACTTGCCTTGAACCTGAACCAACTCCACATATTTGATGCCGAAACCACCCGGGTGATCTATTAA
- a CDS encoding MlaD family protein: protein MGPFQSITLAVISSFLIMGCNTLDLTVNFKDIQGLTPGAPVILDHTTIGRVKEILPLKNGIYPTAIEIDADFKPLLTEHSTFTLIPEYPDKNSETAPRTVVMVAKSISGGAPLGNGAVVSGSESPGIPEISNMLKHFATGFESLKERIGKIPESQEFKEFEQSIDALTQRMKESGKEAQDRIKNDILPKLEQEFERMKKRFLDQQDETRDKDRDPLQELEPLEKKLNDLKEI, encoded by the coding sequence ATGGGGCCTTTTCAAAGCATCACCCTCGCCGTCATTTCATCCTTTTTGATCATGGGATGCAATACCCTTGATCTGACAGTCAACTTCAAGGACATCCAGGGACTTACGCCGGGTGCCCCTGTAATCCTGGACCATACCACCATTGGTCGGGTCAAGGAGATACTGCCCCTCAAAAACGGTATCTATCCCACAGCCATTGAGATAGACGCTGATTTTAAGCCCCTGTTGACCGAGCATTCAACCTTTACCCTGATTCCGGAATACCCGGACAAGAACTCAGAAACCGCCCCCCGGACCGTTGTCATGGTGGCCAAAAGCATATCCGGTGGCGCCCCCCTGGGGAACGGTGCCGTTGTGTCGGGTTCAGAGTCCCCTGGGATACCCGAGATATCAAACATGTTGAAACATTTTGCCACAGGGTTTGAATCCCTTAAGGAACGAATCGGCAAAATTCCGGAAAGTCAAGAGTTCAAGGAATTTGAACAATCAATCGACGCCCTTACCCAACGCATGAAGGAATCGGGCAAAGAGGCACAGGATCGCATCAAAAACGACATTCTTCCAAAACTTGAACAGGAATTTGAACGGATGAAAAAAAGGTTTCTGGACCAGCAGGACGAAACCCGGGACAAAGACCGGGACCCCCTGCAGGAACTCGAACCCCTGGAAAAAAAGCTCAACGACCTCAAAGAAATTTAG
- a CDS encoding ABC transporter permease subunit, with protein MVEKTPLLDIFTYVFLMVGIFIVGFPILYSLIAATLPLDVVSQVPMPLIPGDQFFVNMHQAWTRGDLGNQILNSIVMASGITVGKIAISMIGAFSIVYFDYRFRAVAFASVFCTLMLPVEVRILPTYEIAANVLGPLQPVWDFLHIDGLLSWISGHDVEVLLNWSLLDSYQGLILPLVASATCTFLFRQFFLTVPEELCEAAKMDGASPMTFFRKILFPLSKTNIAALVVIEFVYGYNQYLWPLLITTNPKMTTAVIGLQNLIPQADDLPEWNVALGAAVLVMLPPVLVVLFMQRWFVKGLIEKEK; from the coding sequence ATGGTTGAAAAAACGCCCCTTTTAGATATTTTTACCTATGTCTTCCTCATGGTCGGCATATTTATCGTGGGATTTCCCATTCTCTACAGCCTGATCGCCGCAACCCTTCCCCTGGATGTTGTCTCCCAGGTGCCCATGCCGCTGATTCCCGGGGATCAGTTCTTTGTCAACATGCACCAGGCCTGGACCCGGGGGGATCTTGGCAACCAGATACTCAATTCGATTGTCATGGCCTCGGGGATCACCGTTGGAAAGATCGCCATCTCCATGATCGGCGCTTTTTCCATTGTTTACTTTGACTACCGCTTCAGGGCGGTTGCCTTTGCCTCGGTATTCTGTACGCTCATGCTGCCCGTGGAAGTGAGGATTTTGCCCACCTACGAGATTGCAGCCAACGTTCTTGGTCCGCTCCAGCCGGTGTGGGATTTTCTGCACATTGACGGTCTTCTTTCCTGGATTTCCGGCCATGATGTGGAGGTGCTGCTCAACTGGTCGCTTCTGGACAGTTACCAGGGCCTTATTCTTCCCCTTGTGGCATCGGCCACCTGCACCTTCCTGTTTCGCCAGTTCTTTTTGACCGTTCCAGAGGAACTCTGCGAGGCGGCCAAGATGGACGGGGCATCGCCCATGACCTTTTTTCGAAAGATTCTTTTTCCCCTGTCAAAGACCAACATCGCAGCCCTGGTGGTCATCGAGTTTGTATACGGGTATAATCAGTATCTGTGGCCGTTGTTGATCACCACAAATCCCAAGATGACAACGGCGGTTATTGGTCTCCAGAATCTCATTCCCCAGGCCGACGATCTTCCTGAGTGGAATGTGGCCCTTGGAGCTGCCGTGCTGGTCATGCTGCCGCCGGTTCTGGTTGTTCTTTTTATGCAGCGGTGGTTTGTCAAAGGGCTGATCGAAAAGGAAAAATAA